A single region of the Serinus canaria isolate serCan28SL12 chromosome 1, serCan2020, whole genome shotgun sequence genome encodes:
- the MED4 gene encoding mediator of RNA polymerase II transcription subunit 4 has protein sequence MAAAVAAGAGAGAAAGGGGGERSSTRDRLLAALEDLELLARELIEILAISRNQKLPQPGEESQILELLIQRDGEFQELMKLAVDQGKIHHEMQLLEKVVEKRDNDIQQLQKQLKEAEHILATAVYQAKEKLKSIEKARKGAISSEEIIKYAHRISASNAVCAPLTWVPGDPRRPYPTDLEMRSGLLGQMNNPPTNGVNGHLPGDALAAGRLPDVLAPQYPWQSSDMSMNMLPPNHSNDFMLEPPGHNKENEDDVEVMSTDSSSSSSDSD, from the exons AtggcggcggcggtggcggcaGGAGCCGGGGCCGGAGCAGCGGCGGGCGGGGGAGGCGGGGAGCGGAGCAGCACCCGGGACCGGCTCCTGGCGGCGCTGGAGGATCTCGAGCTCTTGGCCAG GGAACTAATTGAAATTTTGGCAATTTCAAGAAACCAAAAGCTTCCACAACCAGGAGAGGAGAGCCAG ATCCTGGAACTGCTGATTCAGAGAGATGGAGAGTTTCAAGAGCTAATGAAGTTGGCAGTTGATCAGGGAAAAATCCATcatgaaatgcagcttttaGAAAAGGTAGTAGAAAAGCGGGATAATGAtattcagcagctgcagaaacagcttAAAGAAGCAGAGCACATACTG GCAACAGCTGTTTatcaagcaaaggaaaaactgaaatcaaTTGAAAAAGCACGAAAAG GTGCCATTTCctcagaagaaataattaaatatgcCCATAGGATCAGTGCTAGCAATGCTGTTTGTGCCCCTCTGACATGGGTACCAG gGGATCCACGTAGGCCATATCCTACAGATCTGGAAATGAGAAGTGGTCTCTTGGGTCAGATGAACAACCCACCCACCAATGGAGTCAATGGACACTTACCAGGGGATGCACTTGCAGCAGGCAGACTGCCAG atgtgcTTGCTCCTCAGTATCCTTGGCAGTCAAGTGATATGTCAATGAACATGCTACCTCCTAATCATAGTAATGACTTCATGCTGGAGCCTCCAGGACACAATAAAGAGAATGAAGATGATGTGGAAGTTATGTCAACAGACTcctcaagcagcagcagtgactcagaCTAG